One window of Oncorhynchus masou masou isolate Uvic2021 chromosome 28, UVic_Omas_1.1, whole genome shotgun sequence genomic DNA carries:
- the LOC135518621 gene encoding prolactin-releasing peptide receptor-like, protein MDGSGSGWTGGLLPSVSEKTTEGHSVFEMAVQNDSTNHSSLFADVALLQSFKLLIIPCYSLVVVVGVLGNYLLLYVICRTRKMHNVTNFFIGNLAFSDMLMCVTCVPLTLAYAFNPRGWVFGRFMCYLVFLIQPVTVYVSVFTLTAIAVDRYYATVHPLKKRTSVSTCAYVLSGIWLLSCGLVAPAVAHTYHVEFRDEGLTICEEFWLGQEKERLAYAYSTLLVTYVLPLSAVCASYLCISFKLRNCVAPGHRSRDQAEAQRARKRKIFRLVALVVAAFGVCWLPIHVFNVLRDIDIRLINKRHFLLIQLLCHLCAMSSSCCNPFLYAWLHDRFRAELRKMFTCHHRIGIPTNHCAMASVVL, encoded by the exons ATGGACGGCAGTGGCAGTGGCTGGACTGGAGGTCTGCTGCCCTCTGTTAGCGAGAAGACAACAGAGGGGCACTCGGTCTTTGAGATGGCTGTTCAGAATGACTCGACCAACCACAGCTCCCTGTTTGCAGACGTGGCTCTGCTGCAGAGCTTCAAGCTGCTCATCATCCCCTGCTActccctggtggtggtggtgggtgtgttGGGGAACTACCTGTTGCTCTACGTCATCTGCCGCACTCGCAAGATGCACAATGTCACCAACTTCTTCATAGGGAACCTGGCCTTCTCAGACATGCTGATGTGTGTGACCTGTGTACCCTTAACCCTGGCCTATGCATTCAACCCTCGTGGTTGGGTGTTTGGGAGGTTCATGTGCTACCTGGTGTTCCTGATCCAGCCGGTTACCgtctatgtgtctgtcttcaccctCACCGCCATCGCTGTAGACAG GTACTACGCCACTGTGCATCCTCTGAAGAAGCGTACCTCTGTGTCCACCTGTGCTTACGTCCTGTCAGGGATCTGGCTGCTGTCCTGTGGCCTGGTGGCTCCGGCCGTGGCCCACACGTACCACGTGGAGTTCAGAGATGAGGGCCTTACTATCTGTGAGGAGTTCTGGCTgggacaggagaaggagaggctAGCCTACGCCTACAGCACCCTGCTGGTTACCTATGTCCTGCCACTCTCCGCTGTCTGCGCCTCCTATCTCTGCATCTCTTTCAAGCTGAGGAACTGCGTGGCGCCGGGACATCGGTCCCGAGACCAGGCAGAGGCACAGCGAGCCCGAAAGCGAAAGATCTTCCGTCTGGTGGCGTTAGTGGTGGCGGCCTTCGGGGTGTGCTGGCTGCCCATCCATGTGTTCAACGTGCTGCGTGACATCGATATCCGCCTAATCAACAAGCGCCACTTCCTGCTCATTCAGCTGCTGTGCCACCTGTGTGCCATGAGCTCCTCCTGCTGTAACCCCTTCTTGTATGCCTGGCTGCACGACCGCTTTCGTGCTGAGCTGCGCAAGATGTTCACCTGCCACCACCGCATCGGCATCCCCACCAACCACTGTGCTATGGCCAGTGTGGTCCTCTGA